In Nematostella vectensis chromosome 2, jaNemVect1.1, whole genome shotgun sequence, one genomic interval encodes:
- the LOC5509141 gene encoding sugar transporter SWEET1, whose product MDAKALLSWTATISQFGMLLSGAQICLRIQRQGSTGDVAVLPFLATCASSILWTKYGLLTKDFPITVISAAGIIFQSLYLLIFYLNSRDKKTLNPKLFWSFCLVCGVLSYIKYHVMDKETAVFHLGLVCSVFSVAVYGSPLVSLATVIRKKSTECLTFSLCLANFLVSLQWAMYGKLAQDNFITVPNSVGALLGSLQLSLFVCYPSTPQRTVTYTPGSKPSSWEV is encoded by the exons ATGGACGCAAAGGCACTATTATCATGGACGGCTACTATCTCGCAGTTTGGAATGCTTCTCAGCGGAGC TCAAATATGTCTGCGCATCCAAAGGCAAGGTAGCACTGGGGATGTGGCAGTCTTACCTTTCTTAGCAACATGTGCAAG TTCAATCCTATGGACAAAGTATGGCCTTCTCACAAAAGACTTCCCCATAACAGTCATCAGTGCAGCTGGCATAATTTTTCAGAGTTTATATCTTCTAATATTTTATCTTAATTCCAGAGACAAG AAAACTCTCAATCCTAAATTATTCTGGTCAttctgtcttgtttgtggggtTTTGTCCTATATCAAATATCATGTAATGGATAAAGAAACTGCGGTGTTCCACCTTGGTTTGGTGTGTAGTGTGTTTTCTGTGGCTGTTTATGGGTCTCCACTGGTCTCTCTG GCCACAGTTATTAGGAAAAAGAGCACTGAATGTCTGACGTTTTCCCTATGCCTGGCTAATTTCCTGGTTTCTCTGCAATGGGCAATGTATGGTAAACTGGCACAAGATAACTTCATTACA GTTCCCAACAGTGTTGGAGCTTTACTAGGCTCTTTGCAGCTCTCTCTCTTTGTGTGCTACCCTTCAACCCCTCAAAGAACAGTTACATACACACCAGGATCGAAACCTAGCTCATGGGAGGTCTAG
- the LOC116616112 gene encoding cyclic nucleotide-binding domain-containing protein 2-like: protein MWHTSVILHRGDSFGELTLLRKTKHTASVAVREDVEMLVVNKDVFAITCPKIYDKEIGDKITFCKNLKLFEPWSEDLLKNICFEAQVQEWKLNRIIVKDSSKETEWIYMCMQGKCSVVKIQT from the exons ATGTGGCATACGTCAGTCATCCTCCACAGAGGAGATAGCTTTGGG GAGCTAACTCTGTTGCGCAAGACCAAGCACACGGCATCGGTAGCGGTTCGCGAGGATGTGGAAATGCTTGTGGTGAATAAAGACGTGTTTGCCATCACGTGCCCAAAGATCTATGACAAAGAGATAGGGGACAAGATCACCTTTTGCAA GAACCTGAAGCTTTTTGAACCTTGGTCAGAAGACCTTCTGAAGAACATCTGCTTTGAAGCCCAAGTCCAAGAG TGGAAGCTGAACAGAATCATCGTGAAAGACAGCAGTAAGGAGACGGAGTGGATCTATATGTGCATGCAG GGGAAGTGTTCTGTGGTGAAAATCCAAACCTGA
- the LOC5509127 gene encoding uncharacterized protein LOC5509127 isoform X2: protein MHWRLQSLVFSLFLMAHFMAARHITTRHREEIYLSREIRQSQPQVYSGPFPCLDKNGAPQFPPPNGAPWPTDDKCHLSICTGAGVLTKSIGCMLKGAACPPGTYLEVPPKPQSPLDCCMCKPYQMLNKRGHPADDLYVRPVFDPRVQHHAMDLLRTIYAQ from the exons ATGCACTGGCGGCTGCAAAGCTtggttttcagtctgtttctAATGGCCCATTTCATGGCAG CCCGACATATCACCACAAGGCACCGAGAAGAAATCTACCTCAGTCGTGAAATACGCCAGAGCCAGCCACAAGTGTACTCGGGCCCATTCCCCTGTCTGGACAAAAATGGCGCGCCACAGTTT CCTCCTCCTAACGGCGCGCCGTGGCCTACAGACGATAAATGCCATCTCAGTATTTGTACCGGAGCTGGAGTGCTCACCAAGAGTATAGGATGTATGCTGAAGGGTGCCGCATGTCCCCCG GGCACATATCTTGAGGTCCCGCCGAAGCCCCAGTCCCCTCTAGATTGCTGCATGTGTAAGCCAT ATCAAATGCTTAACAAAAGG GGGCATCCCGCTGATGACTTGTATGTGAGACCTGTATTCGACCCGCGCGTTCAGCACCACGCGATGGATCTCTTGAGGACAATTTACGCTCAGTAG
- the LOC5509127 gene encoding uncharacterized protein LOC5509127 isoform X1, with product MHWRLQSLVFSLFLMAHFMAARHITTRHREEIYLSREIRQSQPQVYSGPFPCLDKNGAPQFPPPNGAPWPTDDKCHLSICTGAGVLTKSIGCMLKGAACPPGTYLEVPPKPQSPLDCCMCKPYQMLNKRVRMRYDLPFESLLSENGNSVTTIEILSISNVTLQRFDFLRWCFLIQTPSEN from the exons ATGCACTGGCGGCTGCAAAGCTtggttttcagtctgtttctAATGGCCCATTTCATGGCAG CCCGACATATCACCACAAGGCACCGAGAAGAAATCTACCTCAGTCGTGAAATACGCCAGAGCCAGCCACAAGTGTACTCGGGCCCATTCCCCTGTCTGGACAAAAATGGCGCGCCACAGTTT CCTCCTCCTAACGGCGCGCCGTGGCCTACAGACGATAAATGCCATCTCAGTATTTGTACCGGAGCTGGAGTGCTCACCAAGAGTATAGGATGTATGCTGAAGGGTGCCGCATGTCCCCCG GGCACATATCTTGAGGTCCCGCCGAAGCCCCAGTCCCCTCTAGATTGCTGCATGTGTAAGCCAT ATCAAATGCTTAACAAAAGGGTGCGTATGCGGTATGACCTGCCATTTGAGTCACTTTTGAGCGAAAACGGAAATAGTGTGACCACAATAGAGATTTTGTCAATTTCAAATGTAACATTACAACGATTTGATTTCCTTCGTTGGTGTTTTTTGATACAAACACCAAGTGAAAACTAA